One part of the Desulfovibrio aminophilus DSM 12254 genome encodes these proteins:
- a CDS encoding argininosuccinate synthase: MSKPAAKPAAKAAKPKKIKKVVLAYSGGLDTSIILKWLQVAYDCEVVTFTADLGQDEDLSGVETKAHATGASKAYVEDLREEYARDFLFPMFRSGAVYEGRYLLGTSIARPLIAKRMVEIAQAEGAQAVAHGATGKGNDQVRFELTTMALDPRLKTIAPWREWDLKSRTDLVNFAKEHGIPVPVTKKKPWSMDANLLHVSFEGGELEDPWNEPHKDCHRYCVPVEKAPNKPEVVTIDFEAGDPVAVNGKKLSPAKLVAKLNELGGRHGVGRVDMVENRFVGMKSRGVYETPGGTIIHAAHRDLEGICLDREVMHLRDGLIPRYAEMVYYGYWYSPEREALQALIDKSQERVTGTVRLKLYKGNVIPLGRKSPYSLYDMKLATFEEDEVYDQADARGFIRLVGLRLKGRMSGKR, from the coding sequence ATGAGCAAGCCCGCTGCCAAGCCTGCCGCCAAGGCGGCCAAGCCCAAGAAAATCAAGAAGGTCGTGCTGGCCTATTCCGGCGGCCTGGACACCTCCATCATCCTGAAGTGGCTCCAGGTGGCCTACGATTGCGAGGTGGTGACCTTCACCGCCGACCTGGGCCAGGACGAGGACCTTTCCGGCGTGGAGACCAAGGCCCATGCCACCGGCGCCTCCAAGGCCTACGTGGAGGATTTGCGCGAGGAGTACGCCCGCGACTTCCTCTTCCCCATGTTCCGCTCCGGCGCGGTCTACGAGGGGCGCTACCTGCTGGGCACCTCCATCGCCCGTCCGCTCATCGCCAAGCGCATGGTCGAGATCGCCCAGGCCGAGGGCGCGCAGGCCGTGGCCCACGGCGCCACGGGCAAGGGCAACGACCAGGTGCGCTTCGAGCTGACCACCATGGCCCTGGATCCCCGGCTGAAGACCATCGCCCCCTGGCGCGAGTGGGATCTCAAGTCGCGCACGGATCTGGTGAACTTCGCCAAGGAGCACGGCATTCCGGTGCCCGTGACCAAGAAGAAGCCCTGGAGCATGGACGCCAACCTCCTGCACGTGAGCTTCGAGGGCGGCGAGTTGGAAGACCCCTGGAACGAGCCGCACAAGGACTGTCACCGTTACTGCGTGCCCGTGGAGAAGGCCCCGAACAAGCCCGAGGTCGTAACCATCGACTTCGAGGCGGGCGATCCCGTGGCCGTGAACGGCAAGAAGCTTTCTCCGGCCAAGTTGGTGGCCAAGCTCAACGAATTGGGCGGCCGCCACGGCGTGGGCCGGGTGGACATGGTCGAAAACCGCTTCGTGGGCATGAAGTCGCGCGGGGTCTACGAGACTCCCGGCGGGACCATCATCCACGCGGCGCACCGCGACCTGGAGGGCATCTGCCTGGATCGCGAGGTCATGCACCTGCGCGACGGCCTCATCCCGCGCTACGCCGAGATGGTCTACTACGGCTACTGGTACTCGCCCGAGCGCGAGGCCCTGCAGGCGTTGATCGACAAGAGCCAGGAGCGCGTCACCGGCACGGTGCGCCTGAAGCTCTACAAGGGCAACGTCATCCCCCTGGGCCGCAAGTCGCCGTATTCGCTCTACGACATGAAGCTGGCCACCTTCGAGGAAGACGAGGTCTACGACCAGGCCGACGCGCGCGGCTTCATCCGGCTGGTGGGTCTGCGGCTCAAGGGCCGGATGTCCGGCAAACGTTAG